A stretch of Arcobacter arenosus DNA encodes these proteins:
- a CDS encoding rhodanese-like domain-containing protein codes for MKIVFFLFVLSVFSFAQFIGINPTTLQKKIDENVVVIDIRTPPEWIETGIVPSSKTLMFFDQNGNYDVDQWLQKFKSYVKDKNQSFVLVCRSGNRTGMVGNFLSKKLGYKNVFHLENGIKSWIREQRPTIKN; via the coding sequence ATGAAAATAGTTTTCTTTTTATTTGTTTTATCGGTATTTAGTTTTGCACAGTTTATTGGAATAAATCCAACTACACTACAAAAAAAAATTGATGAAAATGTAGTTGTTATTGATATTAGAACTCCCCCTGAATGGATAGAAACAGGTATTGTTCCTTCAAGTAAAACTTTGATGTTTTTTGATCAAAATGGTAATTATGATGTTGACCAATGGCTTCAAAAGTTTAAATCTTATGTTAAAGATAAAAATCAATCTTTTGTTTTAGTTTGTAGATCTGGTAATAGAACAGGTATGGTTGGAAATTTTTTATCTAAAAAGTTAGGATATAAAAATGTATTTCATCTAGAAAATGGGATAAAATCTTGGATTAGAGAACAAAGACCAACTATTAAAAACTAA
- a CDS encoding ATP-binding protein — MLNYSSKLKYILKSLIVILFINIIITGLLYLFLVNKAKDDIYNEFNTIANYDFIQTRKFIDDKFTYYKNVLDSLESAQAFSNYLDTNDAHNIKELMYTITKASLPIFQLRFLDRNGIEKIRIEKDKNNKVFEEKNLQDKSDRYYFKKTTSLKKGEYYISNLDLNIEHKKIEKPYIPTIRISKAIYKNNQLLGILIINYNANEIINKIRENKFFDVYYMDKNGNFFLHPDKSKNYLSQLNIKYKLMDDFYIIYSLNNSVFNEKLSLIKYDTFLIFFTVFIITIPVILIGIYIQSMNARILDAIINNTPYPVFFKDVSRKFVVVNDAMLKILGAKNKNEVIGKRIEDLLESKYANTFKKNIDKALEYGRSEEEIEFIDTNSKRHFFDTKLIKISLLGKLNKVYILGIAIDITQLKSLNQQLENVVDNEIKKRISLEKDLIQKSKMAEIGNLLANLIHQWKNPLNIIKVISSGARLNIEANNINIKEIDSHFKQIDTQVEIMVQISNDFKNFFNPNEKASKFIIKNVFESITNILSTRLKHNEIEIVYDLDDTLYMEGYTNNFAQVILSILNNAIDEFERNKVNEKKIFIKAFKGDSIVIEIIDNAGKIDESLLPNKLFEEYETTKKGNNLGQGLPICRKIIEESFSGRITAYNINNNAVFKIEIPLV; from the coding sequence ATGTTAAATTATAGCTCGAAACTTAAATATATTTTAAAATCATTGATTGTTATTTTATTCATAAATATAATTATTACTGGTTTGTTATATCTATTTTTGGTAAATAAAGCAAAAGATGATATTTATAATGAGTTTAACACAATTGCTAACTATGATTTTATACAAACAAGAAAGTTTATAGATGACAAATTTACATATTATAAAAATGTTTTAGATTCTTTGGAAAGTGCACAGGCTTTTTCAAATTATCTTGATACAAATGATGCACACAATATAAAAGAGCTTATGTATACAATTACAAAAGCTAGCTTACCTATTTTTCAATTAAGATTTTTAGATAGAAATGGAATAGAAAAAATTAGAATTGAGAAAGATAAAAATAATAAGGTTTTTGAAGAAAAAAATTTACAAGATAAAAGTGATAGATATTATTTTAAAAAAACTACCTCTTTAAAAAAAGGGGAATATTATATATCAAATCTAGATTTAAATATTGAACATAAAAAAATTGAAAAACCATATATCCCAACTATAAGAATATCAAAGGCAATTTATAAAAATAATCAACTTTTAGGAATCTTAATAATTAACTACAATGCAAATGAGATTATTAATAAGATTAGGGAAAACAAGTTTTTTGATGTTTATTATATGGATAAGAATGGTAATTTCTTTTTACATCCTGATAAGTCAAAAAACTATTTATCTCAATTAAATATTAAGTATAAATTGATGGATGATTTTTATATAATTTATTCTTTGAACAATTCTGTTTTTAATGAAAAACTTTCTTTAATAAAATATGATACATTTTTGATTTTTTTTACTGTATTTATTATAACAATTCCTGTAATTCTTATTGGGATATATATTCAATCAATGAATGCAAGAATATTAGATGCAATAATTAATAACACCCCTTATCCTGTATTTTTTAAAGATGTATCAAGAAAATTTGTAGTTGTAAATGATGCAATGTTAAAAATCCTTGGAGCAAAAAATAAAAATGAAGTTATCGGAAAAAGAATAGAAGATTTACTTGAAAGTAAATACGCAAATACTTTTAAAAAGAATATTGATAAAGCCCTTGAATATGGACGAAGTGAAGAGGAAATAGAGTTTATTGATACTAATTCAAAAAGACATTTTTTTGATACAAAATTGATTAAAATATCATTATTGGGAAAATTGAACAAGGTTTATATTCTTGGTATTGCTATAGACATAACTCAACTAAAGTCTTTAAATCAACAATTAGAGAACGTAGTTGATAATGAAATCAAAAAAAGAATCTCTTTAGAAAAAGATTTAATACAAAAATCAAAAATGGCAGAGATTGGAAATCTTTTAGCAAATTTAATTCATCAATGGAAAAATCCTTTAAATATTATAAAAGTAATATCAAGTGGTGCAAGATTAAATATAGAAGCAAATAATATAAATATAAAAGAGATAGATAGTCATTTTAAGCAGATTGATACTCAAGTAGAAATAATGGTCCAAATCTCAAATGATTTTAAAAACTTTTTTAATCCAAATGAAAAGGCAAGTAAGTTTATCATTAAAAATGTATTTGAAAGTATTACTAATATTTTATCAACAAGATTAAAACATAATGAAATTGAAATTGTTTATGATCTTGACGATACATTGTATATGGAAGGTTACACAAACAATTTTGCACAGGTAATATTATCTATATTAAATAATGCAATTGATGAGTTTGAAAGAAATAAAGTAAATGAGAAAAAAATATTTATAAAGGCATTCAAAGGTGATTCTATAGTAATTGAGATTATTGATAATGCAGGGAAAATAGACGAGTCTTTATTACCCAATAAACTTTTTGAAGAATATGAAACAACTAAAAAAGGGAATAATTTAGGTCAAGGTTTACCTATATGCAGAAAAATCATAGAAGAAAGTTTTTCGGGAAGAATAACTGCCTATAATATTAATAATAATGCTGTATTTAAAATAGAGATACCTTTAGTTTAA
- a CDS encoding cache domain-containing protein, whose product MKERTLVNIIKYSPSIFILFLTIVISILVYKEHKSNIEAEKNLIITTQIEDEKDEIQLWIDSIAQSMIMMKENTENDLKNDLRNQVHNAYEIAYRIFNKYKNKKTKEEITDIIKASLRSIRNNEGRGYFFIYEMDGTNILNSDFPEIEGKSLWNYKDLKGVLLLQEMNKILSQKSETFYDWYWHKSTDKKKEYKKVGFFKKFEPYDWFIGTGEYIDDFEDSIKNKILNYVRKIRYKDDRYIFITNDKGKVLSHKYEKLIGLDITKSIEGFKQHYENKEMFANGKFIEYAFKEENVNKKISYARWIKEWNWVIGTGFNFDKINDKIIERQNHLEIKYNEYLKETIILSSILILILLIVSHIISRYVEKSFYKYKSSLEEKHKTLVKAQRTASIGDWKLDIKNQEAYWSDEILNILGIDELKEKPSPAFLKKLMHPDDWETFETSLNNTINKKSDHACVYRIIRPKDKNTIWIDCRGQLSEDNQKIYGTVQDITKRKLLEDEKDQKEALLFQQSKLASMGEMLGNIAHQWRQPLSLITSTATGTQVQNELGILDSKTINKNLQNITETAKYLSQTIEDFRSFFKPKDDEFSEFSVKDIISRTLNLINVQFKSKNIIIIEDIEDIRILSLENELVQALINILNNARDALSERVDVNQKLILIKTYVEKEKLIIEVQDNGGGIPKNILNRVFEPYFTTKHQTHGTGIGLYMTQQIVDKLLKGSIRVKNKDFVFKTKSYHGANFKIILPFK is encoded by the coding sequence ATGAAAGAAAGAACCCTTGTAAATATTATAAAATACTCCCCTTCAATTTTTATACTTTTTTTAACGATTGTCATCTCAATTTTAGTTTATAAAGAGCATAAATCAAATATTGAAGCAGAAAAAAATCTTATAATAACAACTCAAATAGAAGATGAAAAAGATGAAATACAACTTTGGATAGATTCAATTGCTCAATCTATGATTATGATGAAAGAAAATACTGAAAACGATTTGAAAAATGATTTGAGAAATCAAGTTCATAATGCTTATGAAATTGCTTATAGAATATTCAATAAATATAAAAACAAAAAAACAAAAGAGGAGATTACTGATATTATAAAGGCCTCTCTTCGTTCAATTAGAAACAATGAAGGAAGGGGATATTTTTTCATTTATGAAATGGATGGTACAAATATCTTAAATAGTGATTTCCCTGAGATCGAAGGTAAATCTTTATGGAATTATAAAGATTTAAAAGGTGTTCTTTTACTTCAAGAGATGAATAAAATTTTAAGTCAAAAAAGCGAAACTTTTTATGACTGGTATTGGCACAAATCAACTGACAAGAAAAAAGAGTATAAAAAAGTTGGTTTTTTTAAAAAATTTGAGCCTTATGATTGGTTTATAGGAACAGGTGAATATATTGATGATTTTGAAGATAGTATAAAAAATAAAATTTTAAATTATGTAAGAAAGATAAGATATAAAGATGATAGGTATATATTTATAACAAATGATAAAGGGAAAGTTTTGTCCCATAAATATGAAAAGTTGATTGGTTTAGATATTACCAAATCAATAGAAGGTTTCAAACAACATTATGAAAATAAAGAGATGTTTGCAAATGGAAAGTTTATAGAATATGCATTTAAAGAAGAGAATGTAAATAAAAAAATCAGCTATGCAAGATGGATTAAAGAATGGAATTGGGTTATAGGAACAGGTTTTAACTTTGATAAAATCAATGATAAAATCATAGAAAGACAAAATCATTTAGAGATTAAATATAATGAATATCTAAAAGAAACTATAATTTTAAGTTCAATCTTGATTCTTATTTTATTGATTGTTTCCCATATTATTTCAAGGTATGTAGAAAAAAGTTTTTATAAATATAAATCAAGTTTAGAAGAGAAGCATAAAACTTTAGTAAAAGCTCAAAGAACTGCAAGTATTGGAGACTGGAAGTTAGATATAAAAAATCAAGAAGCTTATTGGTCTGATGAGATTTTAAATATTTTAGGAATTGATGAACTAAAAGAGAAACCTAGCCCTGCATTTTTAAAGAAACTTATGCATCCAGATGACTGGGAAACATTTGAAACTTCACTTAATAATACTATAAATAAAAAAAGTGACCATGCTTGTGTTTATAGAATAATTAGGCCTAAAGATAAAAACACTATTTGGATTGATTGTAGAGGTCAATTAAGTGAAGATAATCAAAAAATCTATGGAACAGTTCAAGATATAACAAAAAGAAAATTACTAGAAGATGAAAAAGATCAAAAAGAAGCACTTCTTTTCCAACAAAGTAAATTGGCTTCAATGGGTGAAATGCTAGGAAATATTGCTCACCAATGGAGACAACCTTTATCATTAATTACAAGTACAGCAACAGGAACCCAAGTACAAAATGAATTAGGGATTTTAGATAGCAAAACAATTAATAAAAACTTACAAAATATTACTGAAACAGCAAAATATTTGTCTCAAACAATTGAAGATTTTAGAAGCTTTTTTAAACCTAAGGATGATGAATTTAGTGAATTTAGTGTAAAAGATATTATCTCAAGAACATTAAATTTAATAAATGTTCAATTCAAATCAAAAAATATTATAATTATTGAAGATATAGAAGATATAAGAATTTTATCTTTAGAAAATGAATTAGTTCAAGCTTTGATTAATATATTAAATAATGCAAGAGATGCCTTGTCTGAGAGAGTTGATGTTAATCAAAAACTTATTTTGATTAAAACATATGTAGAAAAAGAAAAGTTAATAATAGAGGTTCAAGATAATGGTGGAGGAATACCAAAAAATATATTAAATAGAGTATTTGAACCATATTTTACAACTAAACATCAAACCCATGGAACAGGTATTGGACTTTATATGACTCAGCAGATTGTAGATAAATTACTTAAAGGTTCTATAAGAGTTAAAAATAAAGATTTTGTTTTTAAAACTAAAAGTTACCATGGAGCAAATTTTAAGATTATTCTTCCTTTTAAATAA
- a CDS encoding LemA family protein yields the protein MNTTIIILIILTIILVLMYNSLIAKKNQVENLFASVDVQLKKRYDLVPNIVASVKKYMDHESSLLKEITFLRSQGIRRNINDSEKINIDKKFSKALAGLMVTVEEYPELKASENIIQLQKSLNEIEEQISASRRAYNQAVTDYNNAIEMIPTNFMAKMMNYKEKKLFEIEDTQKDNILVEELFNNK from the coding sequence ATGAACACAACAATTATTATATTAATTATTTTAACAATCATACTTGTATTAATGTATAACTCACTTATAGCTAAGAAAAACCAAGTAGAAAACCTCTTTGCCTCTGTTGATGTACAATTAAAAAAAAGATATGACTTGGTTCCAAATATTGTAGCAAGTGTAAAAAAATATATGGATCATGAAAGTTCACTTCTAAAAGAAATAACTTTTTTAAGATCACAAGGTATTAGAAGAAATATCAATGATTCAGAAAAAATAAATATTGATAAAAAGTTTTCAAAAGCCTTAGCTGGACTTATGGTAACAGTTGAAGAGTATCCTGAATTAAAAGCAAGTGAAAATATAATTCAATTGCAAAAATCATTAAATGAAATAGAGGAACAAATTTCAGCATCAAGAAGAGCATATAACCAAGCAGTTACAGATTATAATAATGCAATAGAGATGATTCCTACAAATTTTATGGCTAAAATGATGAACTACAAAGAGAAAAAACTTTTTGAGATAGAAGATACACAAAAAGACAATATTTTAGTTGAAGAACTTTTTAATAATAAATGA
- a CDS encoding DUF3137 domain-containing protein has product MQKNPSVEELKNFYKTTLIEDVNKLEDKRKKLKNKLLFIYFIMLWNSIAIYFIFFHNSQNSIDGIFFTIAILVSLGIFIYKYMKKDYRSEFKEYIIKPLIKQIDSNLNYSSNLHISKTIFIDSKLFTYPDKFSGNDFTIGTIDKTQIQFSDIHAQKKYKDSKGKTKYSTIFQGLFIVADFNKNFYGTTIILPDFAQNSFGDLIGTWLQSKNTSRGELIKMDSVEFEKEFVVYSDDQIEARYILSQNLMELILNFKKKSKNDIYISFTKNKLHIAIDYKKDLFEPTVFTSLLDETLIFEYIEILSLVIGCVEELKLNRRIWSKD; this is encoded by the coding sequence TTGCAAAAAAACCCAAGTGTTGAAGAACTAAAAAACTTTTACAAAACTACCTTAATAGAGGATGTAAATAAGCTTGAAGATAAAAGGAAAAAATTAAAGAACAAACTTCTTTTTATCTACTTTATAATGCTTTGGAATAGTATAGCTATCTATTTTATATTTTTTCACAATAGCCAAAATAGTATAGATGGAATTTTTTTTACAATTGCAATTTTAGTTTCCCTTGGAATTTTTATATACAAATATATGAAAAAAGACTATAGAAGTGAATTTAAAGAATATATAATAAAACCTTTAATAAAACAGATTGATTCCAATTTAAATTACTCTTCAAATCTTCATATCTCTAAAACTATTTTCATTGATTCTAAACTTTTCACATACCCTGATAAATTTTCAGGAAATGATTTTACTATAGGAACAATTGATAAAACACAAATTCAATTTTCAGATATTCATGCCCAAAAAAAATATAAAGACTCAAAGGGAAAAACTAAATATTCAACCATATTTCAAGGCCTTTTTATAGTTGCAGATTTTAATAAAAACTTTTATGGTACAACAATTATTCTTCCTGATTTTGCTCAAAATAGTTTTGGAGATTTAATTGGTACTTGGCTTCAATCAAAAAATACTTCAAGGGGTGAACTTATCAAAATGGATAGTGTTGAGTTTGAAAAAGAGTTTGTTGTTTATTCCGATGACCAAATTGAAGCAAGATATATTTTAAGTCAAAATCTTATGGAGTTGATTTTAAATTTTAAAAAGAAATCAAAAAATGATATTTATATATCTTTTACAAAAAATAAGTTACATATCGCAATTGATTATAAGAAAGATTTGTTTGAACCTACTGTTTTTACATCTTTATTAGATGAAACACTCATTTTTGAATATATTGAAATACTAAGCCTTGTAATAGGCTGTGTAGAGGAATTAAAATTAAATAGAAGAATCTGGAGTAAAGATTAA
- a CDS encoding imelysin family protein → MFKTKLIASSLSLVAALVFTGCATTNQEAQASNKTEIKKENSVLVTYAKIAQANYADALNDAKNLELAIDKFIANPTNNTLEAAKKAWLNSRESYGQTEIFRLSNGPIDAEEGWVADTYGALEGQLNAWPLDENMIDYTIDANGNKTSGNIIDTIGSFNPGGEESTAVDVSNITVDAITALNENGGDANVATGYHAIEFILWGQDQDYSNFVKDSITNGPLTAGQRPLSDFTADSNAPRRLAYLKAASSKIVADLEVINKAWTNDGLYKNAFLGKLTGENKSKNIPTQDALKQIIAGMGVFIKSELANERIAVAVLTPSEEDEHSCFSDNTHRDITANYLGFRNALTGTYMGKSFGPSLLDALSNEDRERIIALMKSIEKKIASVNKTAMTTAHFDYQIQPDNPQAKVIVKMKNEMRKLGDEMVTVALANGISLSEDDVTDPEETKL, encoded by the coding sequence ATGTTTAAAACAAAATTAATTGCTTCAAGCTTAAGTTTAGTAGCAGCTTTAGTATTTACAGGTTGTGCTACAACAAACCAAGAAGCACAAGCTTCAAATAAAACAGAAATCAAAAAAGAAAACTCTGTATTAGTTACCTATGCAAAAATTGCACAAGCAAACTACGCAGATGCTTTAAATGATGCAAAAAATTTGGAACTTGCAATTGATAAATTTATTGCAAATCCTACAAATAATACTTTAGAAGCTGCAAAAAAAGCATGGTTAAATTCAAGGGAATCATATGGTCAAACTGAAATATTCAGACTTTCAAATGGTCCAATTGACGCTGAAGAAGGATGGGTAGCTGATACTTATGGTGCATTAGAAGGGCAATTAAATGCTTGGCCTTTAGATGAAAATATGATTGATTATACTATTGATGCCAATGGAAACAAAACTTCAGGAAATATTATTGATACTATTGGTTCTTTTAATCCTGGTGGTGAAGAATCAACAGCAGTTGATGTTTCAAATATAACAGTTGATGCAATTACAGCTTTAAATGAAAATGGTGGAGATGCAAATGTTGCAACAGGTTACCATGCAATTGAGTTTATTTTATGGGGACAAGACCAAGATTATTCTAACTTTGTAAAAGATAGTATTACAAATGGTCCTTTAACAGCAGGGCAAAGACCACTAAGTGATTTTACAGCTGATTCAAATGCACCAAGAAGATTGGCTTATTTAAAAGCTGCTTCTAGTAAAATTGTTGCAGATTTAGAAGTTATTAATAAAGCTTGGACAAATGATGGTTTATATAAAAATGCATTTTTAGGAAAATTAACTGGTGAAAATAAATCAAAGAATATACCAACACAAGACGCTTTAAAACAAATTATTGCAGGTATGGGTGTATTTATTAAATCAGAACTTGCAAATGAAAGAATTGCAGTTGCAGTTTTAACTCCATCAGAAGAGGATGAGCACTCTTGTTTCTCTGATAATACACATAGAGATATAACAGCAAACTATCTAGGATTTAGAAATGCTTTAACTGGAACATATATGGGTAAATCTTTTGGGCCTTCTTTATTAGATGCCTTATCTAATGAAGATAGAGAAAGAATTATTGCACTTATGAAATCTATTGAGAAAAAAATTGCAAGTGTTAATAAAACTGCAATGACAACGGCACACTTTGATTATCAAATTCAACCAGACAATCCACAAGCAAAAGTGATTGTTAAAATGAAAAATGAGATGAGAAAACTTGGTGATGAAATGGTTACAGTTGCCCTTGCTAATGGAATCTCTTTAAGTGAAGATGATGTTACAGATCCTGAAGAAACTAAACTATAA
- a CDS encoding di-heme oxidoredictase family protein: MLQILKKLNYNNYFLKNTFTKSLIAISAIGLFTVNCSANDITTNKSKSILLKPIDSLNDEQYDKFILGKSFFRIPWVEAPSATTARDGLGPLYNANTCISCHPNNGRGSLYNKNGSFSRSLIAKPSFDPIYGSQIAINAIHGVKYEAKTDIKFEEIKVAFPDGEIDTLLKPIYGLKDLQYGPLDKKTVLSFRLAPGLNGLGLISQISDDDILKNEDPNDKNGDGISGRANFIYSPITKKHEIGRFSWKAQITTLKHQIADAANNDMGLTTSYYQNENCTKFQKECNKSPKPRDAIDLNDERLEAIKFYLENRKTYSQKLNENNKGYKIFKEIGCVNCHIDSFETKNGIKFAPFSDILLHDMGEGLADGKIEGKASGSEWRTAPLWGLSLHEKINNKKPRLLHDGRARTFQEAILWHDGEAKKAKETYMNLKKEDRKELLEFLKEV, translated from the coding sequence ATGTTACAGATCCTGAAGAAACTAAACTATAATAACTACTTTTTAAAAAATACTTTTACTAAAAGCCTTATAGCAATTTCTGCTATAGGGCTTTTTACGGTTAATTGTAGTGCTAATGATATAACAACAAATAAAAGTAAATCTATACTTTTAAAACCAATAGATAGTTTAAATGATGAGCAATATGATAAATTTATTTTAGGTAAAAGTTTTTTTAGAATTCCATGGGTAGAAGCTCCAAGTGCCACAACAGCAAGAGATGGGTTAGGACCACTTTATAATGCAAATACCTGTATTTCTTGTCACCCTAATAATGGTAGAGGTTCACTTTATAATAAAAATGGAAGTTTCTCTAGAAGTTTGATTGCAAAACCTTCTTTTGATCCTATTTATGGTTCGCAAATTGCAATAAATGCCATTCATGGAGTAAAGTATGAAGCTAAAACAGATATAAAATTTGAAGAGATTAAAGTTGCATTTCCTGATGGAGAGATTGATACACTTTTAAAACCAATTTATGGTTTAAAAGATTTACAATATGGTCCTTTAGATAAAAAAACCGTTTTAAGTTTTAGACTAGCTCCAGGGTTAAATGGACTTGGACTTATTTCTCAAATTAGTGATGATGATATATTAAAAAATGAAGACCCAAATGATAAAAATGGTGATGGGATTTCAGGTCGTGCAAATTTTATATACTCACCCATTACAAAAAAACATGAAATAGGTAGATTTTCTTGGAAGGCTCAAATTACAACTTTAAAACACCAAATAGCAGATGCAGCTAACAATGATATGGGTTTAACAACTTCATATTATCAAAATGAAAATTGTACAAAATTTCAAAAAGAGTGTAATAAATCACCAAAGCCAAGAGATGCCATTGATTTAAATGATGAAAGACTTGAAGCAATTAAGTTTTATTTGGAGAATAGAAAAACCTATAGCCAGAAACTAAATGAGAATAATAAAGGGTATAAAATCTTTAAAGAAATTGGATGTGTGAATTGTCATATAGATAGTTTTGAAACAAAAAATGGAATAAAGTTTGCACCTTTTAGTGATATTCTATTACATGATATGGGAGAAGGTTTAGCCGATGGAAAAATTGAAGGAAAGGCTAGTGGTAGTGAATGGAGAACTGCACCATTATGGGGTCTATCACTTCATGAAAAAATAAATAATAAAAAACCACGACTTCTTCACGATGGTAGAGCTAGAACTTTTCAAGAAGCTATTTTGTGGCATGATGGTGAAGCAAAAAAGGCCAAAGAAACGTATATGAATTTAAAAAAAGAAGATAGAAAAGAACTATTAGAATTCTTAAAAGAGGTGTAA
- a CDS encoding imelysin family protein: protein MKLLKSIILLSVFSIGLIANTDKKNIEVVETLYEKVILKDIEIAINDATKLKKELENKNTQKVKEKFSELVGSWKSVESFYILGDLDEEYIDTPRYIDIFHNGNEDITKQLDRAIKSEDEIRIALFKNSLKSINALEYVIYKKDISNKRVNEISIAIINRIIMHLSDIQTAYKDNKEKLFKQIKKANSIIINRVVANSYKLKEWRVGDVMGKTKKYANKQDNSRAEYFTSKNSTTAILSILQTYKEIFDNDKIYDYGDYLLTITDGEILNALKEAINNSIIEIKKIKNDDFSNADTLYEEITNIHVILFLEMIEELSINAKILDADGD, encoded by the coding sequence ATGAAATTATTAAAAAGTATTATTTTACTTAGTGTTTTTTCAATTGGTTTAATTGCTAATACAGATAAAAAAAACATTGAAGTTGTTGAAACTTTATATGAGAAAGTTATTTTAAAAGATATTGAAATAGCTATAAATGACGCAACAAAACTTAAAAAAGAACTGGAAAATAAAAATACTCAAAAAGTAAAAGAGAAGTTTTCTGAACTTGTTGGTTCGTGGAAAAGTGTTGAAAGTTTTTACATTTTAGGGGATTTAGATGAAGAGTATATTGATACTCCCAGATACATCGATATTTTTCACAATGGAAATGAAGATATAACTAAACAATTAGACCGTGCTATTAAAAGTGAAGATGAAATTAGAATTGCTTTATTTAAAAACTCATTAAAATCTATAAATGCCCTTGAGTATGTTATTTACAAAAAAGATATTTCAAATAAAAGAGTAAATGAAATCTCAATTGCAATAATTAATAGAATCATAATGCATCTAAGTGATATACAAACAGCTTATAAAGACAATAAAGAAAAACTTTTTAAACAAATAAAAAAGGCTAACTCTATTATTATCAATAGAGTGGTAGCAAACTCTTACAAACTAAAAGAGTGGAGAGTTGGTGATGTAATGGGTAAAACAAAAAAATATGCTAACAAACAAGATAATAGTAGAGCAGAATATTTTACAAGTAAAAACTCTACAACGGCAATATTATCAATTTTACAAACATACAAAGAGATTTTTGATAATGATAAAATCTATGATTATGGTGATTACTTATTAACAATTACAGATGGTGAAATTCTAAATGCCTTAAAAGAAGCAATAAACAATTCTATTATTGAAATAAAAAAAATCAAAAATGATGATTTTTCTAATGCAGATACTTTGTATGAAGAGATTACAAATATACATGTAATTTTATTTCTTGAAATGATTGAAGAGCTTTCTATTAATGCAAAAATTTTAGATGCAGATGGAGACTAA
- a CDS encoding sterol desaturase family protein, with product MDNLLFLEYLVNPAKRTYWIYILSSILIAFIYIYFNKKASRVNFSSKLWLHESAKLDYYYFILSYFIKTIMIIPIIISAKTIAFFVSKNIYYQFGFNQIQTISYENILVLYTISLFIVSDFTRYWLHRFLHTIPFLWEFHKVHHSAKVLNPLTFYRVHPIENILFGLRYSFAIGFVTGIFIYFFGSKIGLVEILGANAFIFVFSIIGSNLRHSHIPLAYFNFLEKIFISPKQHQIHHSKKHFNKNYGGYLALWDNIFGTLELSKNVKVLKFGLRKEQMKDYNSLTKLIITPFSNIKKQLVASFRICFFKEGFALLLKEVKKRNGPLKIGTIFKEK from the coding sequence TTGGATAATCTACTGTTTTTAGAATATTTAGTAAACCCAGCTAAAAGAACATATTGGATTTATATTTTATCATCAATATTGATAGCTTTTATATATATTTATTTTAATAAAAAAGCCTCAAGGGTAAATTTTAGTTCAAAGCTTTGGCTTCATGAAAGTGCAAAATTGGACTATTACTACTTTATACTTTCATATTTTATAAAAACAATTATGATTATTCCAATAATAATTAGTGCAAAAACAATTGCATTTTTTGTTAGTAAAAATATCTATTACCAATTTGGTTTTAATCAAATTCAAACAATTTCATATGAAAATATTTTAGTTTTATATACAATATCTTTATTTATAGTAAGTGATTTTACAAGATATTGGTTACATAGATTTTTACATACTATTCCTTTTCTTTGGGAATTTCATAAGGTACACCATAGTGCAAAGGTTTTAAATCCATTAACATTTTATAGAGTTCATCCTATTGAAAATATTCTATTTGGATTAAGATACTCTTTTGCCATTGGTTTTGTAACAGGAATATTTATATACTTTTTTGGTTCTAAGATTGGATTAGTTGAGATTTTAGGGGCGAATGCCTTTATCTTTGTTTTTTCAATTATTGGGTCTAATTTAAGACATTCACATATTCCATTGGCTTATTTTAACTTTTTAGAAAAAATATTTATATCTCCAAAACAACATCAAATACACCACAGTAAAAAACATTTTAATAAAAACTATGGTGGGTATTTAGCTCTTTGGGATAATATTTTTGGAACTTTAGAACTTTCTAAAAATGTAAAAGTTTTAAAGTTTGGGCTTAGAAAAGAACAAATGAAAGATTATAATAGTTTAACTAAACTAATAATCACTCCATTTTCAAATATTAAGAAGCAACTCGTTGCTTCCTTTAGGATTTGCTTCTTTAAAGAGGGCTTTGCTCTCTTGCTAAAAGAAGTTAAAAAGAGAAATGGTCCCCTCAAAATTGGGACAATTTTTAAGGAGAAGTAA